The proteins below are encoded in one region of Paraburkholderia phenazinium:
- a CDS encoding metallophosphoesterase family protein, which yields MTAYSTPTRIGLISDTHNLVRPEALQHLAGCDAIIHAGDICEQAVLDALERVAPVTAVRGNNDIGDWARALPTHATLTVRQVKIRIVHDIDDLDGDMRSEGIGVVVTGHSHKPLIEERDGVLFVNPGSAGPRRFKLPVSAGLLLVEGASATATWHSLL from the coding sequence ATGACTGCGTACTCCACGCCGACTCGCATCGGCTTGATCTCCGACACGCATAATCTCGTGCGTCCGGAAGCCCTGCAGCATCTGGCCGGATGCGACGCCATCATTCATGCCGGTGATATCTGCGAGCAGGCGGTTCTCGATGCACTCGAACGCGTCGCTCCCGTCACGGCAGTACGCGGCAACAACGACATCGGCGACTGGGCTCGCGCGTTGCCGACGCACGCTACGCTCACCGTGCGGCAAGTGAAAATCCGGATCGTGCACGACATCGACGATCTCGATGGGGATATGCGCAGCGAGGGAATTGGCGTCGTCGTCACCGGGCATTCACACAAACCGCTGATCGAGGAGCGCGACGGCGTGCTGTTCGTGAACCCGGGCAGTGCCGGGCCGCGACGTTTCAAGCTACCGGTGTCGGCGGGTCTGCTGCTAGTGGAGGGCGCGAGTGCCACCGCCACGTGGCACTCGTTGCTTTAG
- the proP gene encoding glycine betaine/L-proline transporter ProP yields MSFVAVIGVFTLTASSNGFWRHKNQEQRLTLDDITVVDRSLLKRAVGAMALGNAMEWFDFGVYSYIAVTLGQVFFPSSNPSAQLIATFGTFAAAFLVRPIGGMVFGPLGDRIGRQRVLAMTMIMMAAGTFAIGLIPSYSSIGIFAPVLLLVARLVQGFSTGGEYGGAATFIAEFSTDKRRGFMGSFLEFGTLIGYVLGAGTVALLTATLSHEALLSWGWRVPFLIAGPLGLVGLYIRMKLEETPAFKKQAEAREAEDKALPKQSLRDLLARQWKALLLCVGLVLIFNVTDYMALSYLPSYLSSTLHFNETHGLFLVLLVMVLMMPMTLFAGRLSDTIGRKPVMLFGCVGLFALSIPALLLIRMGAVLPVFSGLLILGVLLSCFTGVMPSALPALFPTRIRYGALAIGFNISVSLFGGTTPLVAAWLVDRTGNLMMPAYYLMAASLIGIVSVLALRETARRPLLGSGPCVGTRAEAHAVLRGERAAEEMDEENYASGATARA; encoded by the coding sequence ATGAGTTTCGTCGCAGTCATTGGAGTTTTCACCTTGACCGCTTCCAGCAACGGCTTCTGGCGACACAAAAACCAGGAACAACGTCTCACCCTCGACGACATCACCGTCGTCGATAGGTCCCTACTCAAACGTGCCGTCGGCGCCATGGCGCTCGGCAACGCCATGGAGTGGTTCGACTTTGGCGTGTATAGCTACATCGCGGTCACGCTCGGCCAGGTGTTCTTCCCGTCGAGCAATCCGTCCGCGCAGTTGATCGCGACCTTCGGCACGTTCGCCGCAGCGTTCCTCGTGCGACCGATCGGCGGCATGGTATTCGGCCCGCTCGGCGACCGCATCGGCCGCCAGCGCGTGCTCGCCATGACGATGATCATGATGGCCGCCGGCACCTTCGCGATCGGTCTGATTCCGAGCTATTCGTCGATCGGCATCTTCGCCCCCGTGTTACTGCTCGTCGCGCGGCTGGTGCAGGGCTTCTCCACCGGCGGCGAATACGGCGGCGCGGCGACCTTCATCGCCGAGTTCTCCACCGACAAGCGCCGTGGCTTCATGGGCAGCTTCCTCGAGTTCGGCACGCTGATCGGCTACGTGCTCGGCGCAGGGACCGTCGCATTGCTCACCGCCACGCTGTCGCATGAAGCGCTGCTGTCATGGGGCTGGCGTGTGCCGTTCCTGATCGCAGGGCCGCTGGGACTGGTGGGTCTGTACATCCGGATGAAGCTCGAAGAAACGCCCGCATTCAAGAAGCAGGCCGAAGCACGCGAAGCGGAAGACAAGGCGCTGCCCAAACAGAGCCTGCGCGACCTGCTCGCCCGCCAATGGAAGGCGCTGTTGCTGTGCGTCGGCCTCGTGCTGATCTTCAACGTGACCGACTACATGGCGCTGTCGTATCTGCCGAGCTATCTGTCCTCGACGCTGCATTTCAACGAAACGCATGGCCTGTTTCTCGTGCTGCTCGTGATGGTGCTGATGATGCCGATGACGCTGTTCGCCGGCCGCCTGTCCGACACGATCGGCCGCAAGCCGGTGATGCTGTTCGGCTGCGTCGGTCTTTTCGCGCTGTCGATTCCCGCCCTCTTGTTGATCCGCATGGGCGCGGTGCTGCCGGTGTTTAGCGGCCTGCTGATTCTCGGTGTGCTGCTGTCGTGCTTCACGGGCGTGATGCCGTCGGCGCTGCCGGCGCTCTTCCCCACCCGCATCCGCTACGGTGCGCTCGCGATCGGCTTCAATATCTCGGTGTCGCTGTTCGGCGGCACGACGCCGCTCGTCGCCGCGTGGCTCGTCGACCGCACCGGCAATCTGATGATGCCCGCGTACTACCTGATGGCGGCATCGCTGATCGGGATCGTCTCGGTGCTCGCCTTGCGCGAAACCGCGCGCCGGCCGTTGCTTGGCTCGGGTCCGTGCGTCGGCACGCGTGCTGAAGCGCACGCCGTGCTGCGCGGCGAACGCGCGGCCGAGGAGATGGACGAAGAGAACTACGCGTCGGGAGCGACGGCGCGAGCCTAA